The region AAGAAATGCAGCTGGGATAAACTCAACCTTTTCTTTGTTCTCCTATCAAGAAATTCAATCATATTAGTTATTAGCACTGACACTATACCACATTGATCTGCTATATCACATAAGACAAATGAACGCTCATTACTTCAAGAGTGTCTGTCTTTCAGGTTCAGTGGTAGCAGCATCTTCTGTTGTTTCAGCTATATTTGTTGTCTTACTGCCAGCAGTTGTAATAATCTCATCAAGAGCACGTGGTCGAAGACAATATTTTGCCACACATGCAGAGATGCCTATTAAGACTGCCATACAAGCAAGGAGAATTGGTATAGTTGCAGGGCCATGGTGTGTCCCCATAGTGATAAAGGCAATACATAGAAGTGGAGAAACAAAGATAACCATAAAGATAAGTCCAAAAACCTTATCATTTAGTTGGTGCATGCGACTCAAACTCTTGCGACGGATTTCTTCAGCTTCATCAATGACACTTTCACATTGTTCCTCTgactttttctttctttttgacTTCCACATGTTTGACATGAAGGCCCTGGATGTAAATGAGATTGGGTTGGTAAAATCCTGCAAATGAATGGGGATAGCAAGAAGTGAGTCTTACCATAGACACTACACGAATTTTAATTGCTCTTAC is a window of Glandiceps talaboti chromosome 5, keGlaTala1.1, whole genome shotgun sequence DNA encoding:
- the LOC144435295 gene encoding uncharacterized protein LOC144435295; the protein is MSNMWKSKRKKKSEEQCESVIDEAEEIRRKSLSRMHQLNDKVFGLIFMVIFVSPLLCIAFITMGTHHGPATIPILLACMAVLIGISACVAKYCLRPRALDEIITTAGSKTTNIAETTEDAATTEPERQTLLKHGAQTSDICSFQSAGVLERDESNSKGGVMKNSDVTIIICPAENMSVIQESEIKRENHISSSSQKSEIDVEMSMDHFAQTVCNTANDKDGQLSFPGNDSIEGNTSCDVDIHIKSQSSV